The Danio aesculapii chromosome 8, fDanAes4.1, whole genome shotgun sequence genome window below encodes:
- the dennd2da gene encoding DENN/MADD domain containing 2Da isoform X2, with product MNRISVSSVKRRGTKANARKHRSVFLPGEDSPDMGAMKRISTLFTSFRGKINKDRTSKEPELPASTELSPVEEKAKEQRYASGQFFFEYLVVVRPKKTKDGIYEPQINYQFPKKDGMVRFQKEEEEKTLKALTLFCFPEGVNWAPLTEYPSETFSFVLTDVDGTRKNGYCRRLLPDGKGARLPEAYCIISNVACFGLFSKIFDEVEQRRKISMAMIYPFMQSLREAAFPAPGNTVNIKSFIPERGTEIISLTRPTDSWLEHVDFRTLFRCLSDDEVLQVFASTVLERRIIFIAEELGTLSQVIHAVAVLLYPFIWQHTLISIVPEILIDVVMAPTPYLLGVQKRLAHLITDQTDLLIVDLSEGRKETFIKCIGDEDTILPHKLRDEIKQALSAKNDKSSLEELNRVVPEAFLPFFIKTVGHFAKHITRKGQDKRGEFQQLNFCKAIESKSTRKFVKKFVQTQMFDLFIQEMEQRPASQDGKGIFERKIAEYHKKMREKAKKQ from the exons ATGAACAGAATATCTGTCTCTAGTGTTAAAAGAAGAGGAACAAAGGCAAACGCACGGAAACACCGGA GTGTCTTTCTCCCAGGTGAAGATTCTCCAGACATGGGAGCCATGAAGAGGATCAGTACCTTATTTACGTCTTTCCGTGGGAAAATCAACAAAGACA gAACTAGCAAGGAGCCAGAGTTACCTGCTAGCACAGAGCTTTCTCCTGTGGAAGAAAAGGCGAAGGAGCAGCGATACGCCAGCGGGCAGTTTTTCTTCGAATATCTGGTGGTGGTTCGTCCTAAGAAGACCAAAGATGGGATATATGAGCCACAGATCAACTATCAGTTCCCTAAG AAGGATGGCATGGTGCGATTTCAGAAGGAGGAGGAAGAGAAGACGTTAAAGGCACTGACCCTCTTCTGCTTTCCGGAAGGTGTTAACTGGGCGCCCTTAACAGAATATCCCAG TGAAACATTCTCTTTCGTGCTTACAGATGTTGATGGAACAAGGAAGAATGGATACTGTAGGAGGCTGCTG CCTGATGGGAAGGGTGCTCGTCTGCCTGAAGCCTACTGCATCATCAGTAATGTAGCCTGTTTTGGGCTCTTTTCCAAG ATCTTTGATGAGGTGGAGCAGCGCAGAAAGATCTCCATGGCTATGATTTATCCATTTATGCAGAGCCTGAGGGAGGCGGCGTTTCCAGCCCCTGGAAACACAGTTAATATCAAGAGCTTTATTCCAGAAAGAGGCACTGAG ATCATCAGTTTGACCCGTCCGACAGACTCGTGGCTGGAGCATGTGGATTTCCGCACGCTGTTCAGATGCCTGTCAGATGATGAGGTTCTTCAGGTGTTTGCCTCTACTGTGCTTGAGCGGAGGATTATCTTCATCGCTGAGGAGCTTGG TACATTGTCTCAGGTGATCCACGCTGTGGCTGTTCTCCTCTATCCATTCATCTGGCAGCACACGCTTATTTCCATCGTTCCTGAGATCCTCATAGATGTTGTGATGGCGCCCACTCCATACCTGCTAGGGGTCCAGAAAAGACTCGCCCATTTAATCACCGACCAGACCGAT CTGCTTATTGTTGACTTGTCAGAAGGCAGGAAGGAGACGTTTATCAAGTGT ATTGGAGACGAGGACACGATATTACCTCACAAACTCAGAGATGAAATCAAGCAGGCCCTCAGTGCCAAAAATGACAAATCAA GTCTTGAGGAATTAAATCGGGTGGTTCCAGAAGCTTTTCTGCCATTCTTTATCAAGACTGTGGGCCACTTTGCCAAACACATCACAAGGAAAGGACAAGACAAGAGAGGCGAATTCCAGCAACTTAATTTCTGTAAAGCAATAGAGTCCAAAAGCACGAGAAAGTTTGTGAAGAAGTTTGTACAGACGCAGATGTTTGACCTCTTCATTCAGGAGATGGAACAGAGACCTGCTTCACAGGACGGCAAAG
- the dennd2da gene encoding DENN/MADD domain containing 2Da isoform X1 — protein sequence MTSNHKTWTFSSMRSKTRPALDEGENPFRRRLFSSFRNDRREQRSHEDGSSDLDKRRAFSDGGIDTNKGVFLPGEDSPDMGAMKRISTLFTSFRGKINKDRTSKEPELPASTELSPVEEKAKEQRYASGQFFFEYLVVVRPKKTKDGIYEPQINYQFPKKDGMVRFQKEEEEKTLKALTLFCFPEGVNWAPLTEYPSETFSFVLTDVDGTRKNGYCRRLLPDGKGARLPEAYCIISNVACFGLFSKIFDEVEQRRKISMAMIYPFMQSLREAAFPAPGNTVNIKSFIPERGTEIISLTRPTDSWLEHVDFRTLFRCLSDDEVLQVFASTVLERRIIFIAEELGTLSQVIHAVAVLLYPFIWQHTLISIVPEILIDVVMAPTPYLLGVQKRLAHLITDQTDLLIVDLSEGRKETFIKCIGDEDTILPHKLRDEIKQALSAKNDKSSLEELNRVVPEAFLPFFIKTVGHFAKHITRKGQDKRGEFQQLNFCKAIESKSTRKFVKKFVQTQMFDLFIQEMEQRPASQDGKGIFERKIAEYHKKMREKAKKQ from the exons ATGACATCAAATCATAAAACCTGGACATTCTCCTCCATGCGGTCTAAGA CAAGACCAGCACTTGATGAAGGGGAAAATCCTTTCAGGAGGAGATTATTTTCTTCTTTCAGAAATGATCGACGTGAAC AAAGGTCTCATGAAGATGGTTCCAGTGATCTAGACAAAAGACGAGCTTTCTCAGATGGAGGAATTGATACCAACAAAG GTGTCTTTCTCCCAGGTGAAGATTCTCCAGACATGGGAGCCATGAAGAGGATCAGTACCTTATTTACGTCTTTCCGTGGGAAAATCAACAAAGACA gAACTAGCAAGGAGCCAGAGTTACCTGCTAGCACAGAGCTTTCTCCTGTGGAAGAAAAGGCGAAGGAGCAGCGATACGCCAGCGGGCAGTTTTTCTTCGAATATCTGGTGGTGGTTCGTCCTAAGAAGACCAAAGATGGGATATATGAGCCACAGATCAACTATCAGTTCCCTAAG AAGGATGGCATGGTGCGATTTCAGAAGGAGGAGGAAGAGAAGACGTTAAAGGCACTGACCCTCTTCTGCTTTCCGGAAGGTGTTAACTGGGCGCCCTTAACAGAATATCCCAG TGAAACATTCTCTTTCGTGCTTACAGATGTTGATGGAACAAGGAAGAATGGATACTGTAGGAGGCTGCTG CCTGATGGGAAGGGTGCTCGTCTGCCTGAAGCCTACTGCATCATCAGTAATGTAGCCTGTTTTGGGCTCTTTTCCAAG ATCTTTGATGAGGTGGAGCAGCGCAGAAAGATCTCCATGGCTATGATTTATCCATTTATGCAGAGCCTGAGGGAGGCGGCGTTTCCAGCCCCTGGAAACACAGTTAATATCAAGAGCTTTATTCCAGAAAGAGGCACTGAG ATCATCAGTTTGACCCGTCCGACAGACTCGTGGCTGGAGCATGTGGATTTCCGCACGCTGTTCAGATGCCTGTCAGATGATGAGGTTCTTCAGGTGTTTGCCTCTACTGTGCTTGAGCGGAGGATTATCTTCATCGCTGAGGAGCTTGG TACATTGTCTCAGGTGATCCACGCTGTGGCTGTTCTCCTCTATCCATTCATCTGGCAGCACACGCTTATTTCCATCGTTCCTGAGATCCTCATAGATGTTGTGATGGCGCCCACTCCATACCTGCTAGGGGTCCAGAAAAGACTCGCCCATTTAATCACCGACCAGACCGAT CTGCTTATTGTTGACTTGTCAGAAGGCAGGAAGGAGACGTTTATCAAGTGT ATTGGAGACGAGGACACGATATTACCTCACAAACTCAGAGATGAAATCAAGCAGGCCCTCAGTGCCAAAAATGACAAATCAA GTCTTGAGGAATTAAATCGGGTGGTTCCAGAAGCTTTTCTGCCATTCTTTATCAAGACTGTGGGCCACTTTGCCAAACACATCACAAGGAAAGGACAAGACAAGAGAGGCGAATTCCAGCAACTTAATTTCTGTAAAGCAATAGAGTCCAAAAGCACGAGAAAGTTTGTGAAGAAGTTTGTACAGACGCAGATGTTTGACCTCTTCATTCAGGAGATGGAACAGAGACCTGCTTCACAGGACGGCAAAG